In Streptomyces sp. NBC_00569, a single genomic region encodes these proteins:
- a CDS encoding DUF3099 domain-containing protein codes for MRKQSSGEVFRITGARQSLADDVRGRQRRYVISMSVRTLAVILGAALWNVERPVAIVALVLGLLLPYVAVVIANAGRENVRSLPSTFVTTPVRPMITPPAADASAESVPRDSTGAHDDARSDHFGDRG; via the coding sequence ATGCGGAAGCAGAGCAGCGGCGAGGTCTTCCGGATCACCGGGGCGAGGCAGAGTCTCGCCGACGACGTCCGTGGCCGGCAGCGCCGCTATGTCATCTCGATGTCGGTCCGCACCCTCGCCGTGATCCTCGGCGCGGCCCTGTGGAACGTCGAACGCCCGGTGGCGATCGTGGCCCTGGTGCTCGGCCTGCTGCTCCCCTACGTCGCCGTGGTGATCGCCAACGCGGGCCGGGAGAACGTCCGTTCGCTGCCGTCGACCTTCGTCACCACGCCCGTGCGGCCGATGATCACGCCGCCCGCCGCCGACGCCTCCGCGGAGTCCGTTCCGCGGGACAGCACCGGCGCGCACGACGACGCTCGGAGTGATCACTTCGGTGACCGCGGCTGA
- a CDS encoding FadR/GntR family transcriptional regulator produces the protein MPLTSPRRSALSEQVIAELRAQISSGEWPVGSRIPTEPELVEQLGVARNTVREAVRALAHNGLLDIRQGSGTYVVATSELAGVMQRRFADADPRHIAELRSTLESSAASLAAQRRTERDLKQLDALMVRREDAWASGDAEAFVTADATFHLAVVAASHNDVMTAMYADLGEVLRDVLRVDVGEELTPENHMDHRGLLEAIRIGDAEAAAAEAARYPFLCLPIPSATQ, from the coding sequence ATGCCGCTGACCTCCCCCAGGCGCTCGGCTCTCTCCGAACAGGTCATCGCCGAGCTGCGCGCCCAGATCTCGTCGGGCGAGTGGCCGGTGGGCTCCCGCATCCCGACCGAGCCCGAACTGGTCGAGCAGCTCGGCGTCGCGCGCAACACGGTGCGCGAGGCCGTGCGCGCACTCGCCCACAACGGCCTGCTCGACATCCGGCAGGGGTCGGGCACCTACGTCGTCGCGACCAGCGAGCTGGCGGGCGTGATGCAGCGCAGGTTCGCCGACGCCGACCCCCGGCACATCGCCGAGCTGCGCTCGACGCTGGAGTCCAGCGCCGCGAGCCTCGCCGCGCAGCGTCGTACCGAACGCGACCTCAAGCAGCTCGACGCGCTGATGGTGCGCCGCGAGGACGCCTGGGCGTCGGGCGACGCGGAGGCGTTCGTGACCGCCGACGCGACCTTCCACCTGGCGGTCGTGGCCGCGTCGCACAACGACGTCATGACGGCCATGTACGCGGACCTCGGTGAGGTCCTGCGGGACGTCCTGCGCGTGGATGTGGGCGAGGAGCTGACGCCCGAGAACCACATGGACCACAGGGGTCTGCTCGAGGCGATCCGGATCGGTGACGCGGAGGCGGCCGCCGCCGAGGCGGCGCGCTATCCGTTCCTGTGCCTGCCGATCCCGTCCGCCACTCAGTAG
- the tyrS gene encoding tyrosine--tRNA ligase — protein MTDIVDELQWRGLLALSTDEDALRKAFADGPLTFYCGFDPTAPSLHLGNLVQILTMRRIQLAGNLPLGLVGGATGLIGDPKPNAERTLNAPETVALWVERLRGQIERFLDFEGPYAARMVNNLDWTSGLSAIDFLRDIGKYFRVNKMIAKEAVSRRLNSDAGISYTEFSYQILQGMDFMQLNRRYGCTLQTGGSDQWGNLTAGTDLIHRVEPEASVHALATPLITKADGTKFGKTESGTVWLDAELTTPYAFYQFWLNADDRDVSKFLRIFSFKSREEIEDLERQTEERPQARTAQRALAEELTTLVHGADQCAAVIAASKALFGQGDLGELDEATLAAALSELPHAKVDALGPVVDLLAEVGLVASKSAARRTVKEGGAYVNNVKVAAEDAVPAADELLHGRWLVLRRGKKNLAAIEVVSA, from the coding sequence GTGACGGACATCGTCGACGAACTTCAGTGGCGCGGCCTGCTGGCCCTGTCCACTGACGAGGACGCATTGCGCAAGGCGTTCGCGGACGGTCCCCTCACGTTCTATTGCGGGTTCGACCCGACCGCGCCGAGTCTCCACCTCGGCAACCTGGTCCAGATCCTCACCATGCGCCGCATCCAGCTCGCGGGGAACCTCCCGCTGGGCCTGGTCGGCGGGGCCACCGGCCTGATCGGCGACCCGAAGCCGAACGCCGAGCGGACGCTGAACGCCCCGGAGACGGTGGCGCTGTGGGTCGAGCGGCTGCGCGGGCAGATCGAGCGGTTCCTCGACTTCGAGGGCCCGTACGCCGCCCGCATGGTCAACAACCTGGACTGGACCTCGGGTCTGTCGGCGATCGACTTCCTGCGGGACATCGGCAAGTACTTCCGGGTCAACAAGATGATCGCCAAGGAGGCCGTCTCCCGACGGCTCAATTCCGACGCGGGCATCAGCTACACCGAGTTCAGCTACCAGATCCTTCAGGGCATGGACTTCATGCAGCTGAACCGTCGGTACGGCTGCACGCTGCAGACCGGCGGCAGTGACCAGTGGGGAAACCTCACCGCGGGCACCGACCTGATCCACCGGGTCGAGCCCGAGGCGTCGGTGCACGCGCTGGCCACTCCGTTGATCACCAAGGCGGACGGCACCAAGTTCGGCAAGACGGAGTCCGGCACGGTCTGGCTCGACGCCGAGCTGACCACCCCGTACGCCTTCTACCAGTTCTGGCTGAACGCCGACGACCGCGATGTGTCCAAGTTCCTGCGGATCTTCAGCTTCAAGTCCCGTGAGGAGATCGAGGACCTGGAGCGGCAGACCGAGGAGCGGCCGCAGGCGCGGACCGCTCAGCGGGCCCTGGCCGAGGAGCTGACGACGCTGGTGCACGGCGCCGACCAGTGCGCCGCCGTCATCGCCGCGTCCAAGGCGCTGTTCGGGCAGGGTGACCTGGGTGAGCTGGACGAGGCGACCCTGGCGGCCGCCCTGTCCGAGCTGCCGCACGCCAAGGTCGACGCGCTCGGCCCGGTCGTGGACCTGCTCGCCGAGGTCGGTCTCGTGGCGAGCAAGTCGGCCGCCCGGCGCACGGTGAAGGAGGGCGGCGCGTACGTGAACAACGTGAAGGTCGCCGCCGAGGACGCGGTGCCGGCCGCGGACGAGCTGCTGCACGGGCGCTGGCTCGTGCTGCGCCGCGGCAAGAAGAACCTGGCGGCGATCGAGGTCGTCAGCGCCTGA
- a CDS encoding SGM_5486 family transporter-associated protein, with protein sequence MSPVLDPNPQNGQKKLLIVLGSMLAITVIIAVIASIASP encoded by the coding sequence ATGTCGCCTGTGCTCGACCCGAACCCCCAGAACGGCCAGAAGAAGCTCCTCATCGTGCTCGGCTCGATGCTGGCCATCACCGTGATCATCGCGGTCATCGCCTCGATCGCCTCACCGTGA
- a CDS encoding GlsB/YeaQ/YmgE family stress response membrane protein → MSWLWAIIVGLVLGLIAKAILPGKQQIPLWLTVIFGIIGSVLGNTVATWIGVNDTKGIDWTRHLLQLAGAVLIVWLGDMAWVALRRNKQRV, encoded by the coding sequence ATGAGCTGGTTGTGGGCGATCATCGTGGGTCTGGTGCTCGGACTGATCGCGAAGGCGATCCTGCCGGGCAAGCAGCAGATCCCTCTGTGGCTGACCGTGATCTTCGGAATCATCGGCAGCGTGCTGGGTAACACGGTCGCCACCTGGATCGGCGTCAACGACACCAAAGGCATCGACTGGACCCGCCACCTGCTCCAACTCGCCGGAGCCGTGCTCATCGTGTGGCTGGGAGACATGGCCTGGGTGGCCCTGCGACGCAACAAACAGCGCGTCTGA
- a CDS encoding CynX/NimT family MFS transporter produces MASEETPTMTQTPIRTESAPEAKTAPTRAWAVRLMIVGIVLAALNLRPAITSLGALLEEVRDGLGMSGSVAGLLTSVPPLCFAIFGVMAPRLARRFGPGAVVCAGMAAIAAGLVIRPFTGSTVGFLVASGLALMGIAVSNVLMPVIVKRWFPDRVGSMTGLYSMALALGTSLAAAVTVPMTDALGGSWKTGLAVWAALAVAAVVPWVPLVREQGAESGTTAGTADTPRQDDGLRITRSRTAWALAVFFGLQATAAYITMGWMAQIFRDAGVSAGTAGVLLAVTMAMGVPLAFVIPRLATRLPSQGPIVIALGVCGLAGYAGLYLAPAGGAWAWAVLLGISNCAFPLALTMVGMRARTGAGVAKLSAFAQSTGYLISIPGPLLVGVLYQHSGGWGVPIALMAALMVPQIVVGVIAGRNRTVEDEAAPAGAV; encoded by the coding sequence ATGGCCAGTGAGGAAACCCCGACGATGACACAGACCCCGATACGGACCGAGAGCGCACCCGAAGCGAAAACAGCCCCCACGCGCGCGTGGGCCGTGCGCCTGATGATCGTGGGCATCGTCCTTGCGGCCCTGAACCTGCGCCCCGCCATCACCAGCCTCGGTGCCCTCCTCGAAGAGGTGCGCGACGGGCTCGGCATGAGCGGCAGCGTCGCAGGCCTCCTCACCTCCGTACCCCCGCTCTGTTTCGCGATCTTCGGGGTGATGGCGCCCCGGCTCGCCCGCCGCTTCGGCCCCGGCGCCGTGGTGTGCGCCGGAATGGCCGCGATCGCCGCCGGTCTGGTGATCCGCCCGTTCACCGGCAGCACCGTGGGCTTCCTCGTCGCCAGCGGCCTCGCCCTCATGGGCATCGCGGTCAGCAACGTCCTCATGCCGGTGATCGTCAAACGCTGGTTCCCCGACCGCGTGGGCTCCATGACCGGCCTCTACTCGATGGCCCTCGCGCTCGGCACCTCCCTCGCGGCGGCCGTGACCGTGCCCATGACGGACGCGCTCGGCGGCAGCTGGAAGACCGGACTCGCCGTCTGGGCCGCTCTCGCCGTGGCCGCCGTCGTCCCGTGGGTCCCGCTCGTACGCGAACAGGGAGCCGAGAGCGGCACCACCGCCGGTACCGCCGATACCCCGAGGCAGGACGACGGCCTGCGCATCACCCGCAGCCGCACCGCCTGGGCGCTCGCCGTCTTCTTCGGCCTCCAGGCCACCGCCGCCTACATCACCATGGGCTGGATGGCGCAGATCTTCCGTGACGCCGGAGTCTCCGCGGGCACCGCGGGTGTGCTGCTCGCCGTCACCATGGCGATGGGCGTACCGCTCGCCTTCGTCATCCCGCGCCTCGCCACCCGCCTGCCCAGCCAGGGACCCATCGTCATCGCCCTCGGCGTGTGCGGACTCGCCGGTTACGCGGGCCTCTACCTCGCCCCGGCCGGTGGGGCCTGGGCGTGGGCCGTCCTCCTCGGCATCTCCAACTGCGCCTTCCCGCTCGCCCTGACGATGGTCGGCATGCGGGCGCGGACCGGCGCGGGCGTCGCCAAGCTCTCCGCGTTCGCCCAGAGCACCGGCTATCTGATCTCCATCCCGGGACCGCTGCTCGTCGGCGTGCTCTACCAGCACAGCGGCGGCTGGGGCGTCCCCATCGCGCTCATGGCGGCCCTCATGGTGCCGCAGATCGTGGTGGGCGTCATCGCGGGACGCAACCGTACGGTCGAGGACGAGGCCGCTCCGGCCGGCGCGGTCTGA
- a CDS encoding TldD/PmbA family protein: MPHSIDEAFTALPLRALADAALARARALGADHADFRMERVRSAERRLRDARPAGSSDTTDLGYAVRVVHGGTWGFASGVDLTMDAAAKVASQAVAMAKLSAQVIKAAGSDERVELAAEPVHEDRTWVSSYEIDPFAVPDEEKAGLLADWSARLLGANGVDHVDASLLTVHENKFYADTAGTVTTQQRVRLHPQLTAVAVDGSSGEFDSMRTLAPPVGRGWEYLTGTGWDWDRELAEIPELLAEKMRAPSVEAGLYDLVVDPSNLWLTIHESIGHATELDRALGYEAAYAGTSFATFDQLGKLRYGSEIMNVTGDRTAEHGLATIGYDDEGVAGQSWDLVRDGTLVGYQLDRRIAKLTGFDRSNGCAYADSPGHVPVQRMANVSLQPDPGGLSTEDLIGGVDRGIYVVGDRSWSIDMQRYNFQFTGQRFYRIENGRLAGQLRDVAYQATTTDFWGSMAAVGGPQTYVLGGAFNCGKAQPGQVAAVSHGCPSALFKGVNILNTTQEAGR; the protein is encoded by the coding sequence GTGCCCCATTCGATCGATGAAGCCTTCACGGCGCTGCCGCTGCGGGCCCTCGCCGATGCCGCGCTGGCCCGCGCGCGGGCTCTCGGCGCCGACCACGCGGACTTCCGCATGGAGCGGGTGCGCAGCGCGGAGCGGCGGCTGCGGGACGCGCGGCCCGCGGGCTCGTCGGACACCACGGACCTCGGGTACGCGGTGCGCGTCGTACACGGCGGCACATGGGGCTTCGCGTCGGGCGTGGATCTGACGATGGACGCGGCCGCGAAGGTGGCGTCGCAGGCCGTCGCGATGGCGAAGCTGTCGGCACAGGTGATCAAGGCCGCGGGTTCGGACGAGAGAGTGGAGCTGGCCGCCGAGCCGGTGCACGAGGACCGGACGTGGGTGTCCTCGTACGAGATCGATCCGTTCGCCGTGCCGGACGAGGAGAAGGCCGGGCTGCTCGCCGACTGGAGTGCTCGGCTGCTCGGTGCGAACGGCGTCGACCATGTGGACGCCTCGCTGCTCACCGTGCACGAGAACAAGTTCTACGCCGATACGGCGGGGACGGTGACGACGCAGCAGCGGGTGCGGCTGCATCCGCAGCTGACGGCGGTCGCCGTGGACGGTTCGAGCGGCGAGTTCGATTCCATGCGGACGCTTGCGCCACCGGTGGGCCGGGGCTGGGAGTACCTCACCGGGACCGGCTGGGACTGGGACCGCGAGCTGGCCGAGATCCCGGAGCTGCTCGCCGAGAAGATGCGGGCGCCCAGCGTCGAGGCGGGCCTGTACGACCTGGTGGTCGACCCGTCCAACCTGTGGCTGACCATCCACGAGTCCATCGGCCACGCGACCGAGCTGGACCGGGCGCTCGGCTACGAGGCGGCGTACGCGGGCACGTCCTTCGCCACGTTCGACCAGCTCGGCAAGCTCAGGTACGGCTCCGAGATCATGAACGTGACGGGTGACCGCACCGCCGAGCACGGCCTCGCGACCATCGGGTACGACGACGAGGGCGTGGCGGGGCAGTCCTGGGACCTGGTCAGGGACGGGACGCTCGTCGGCTATCAGCTGGACCGCCGCATCGCGAAGCTGACGGGCTTCGACCGGTCGAACGGCTGCGCGTACGCGGACTCCCCCGGCCATGTGCCCGTCCAGCGGATGGCGAACGTGTCGCTCCAGCCGGACCCGGGCGGCCTGTCGACCGAGGACCTGATCGGGGGCGTCGACCGCGGCATCTACGTCGTGGGCGACCGTTCCTGGTCGATCGACATGCAGCGCTACAACTTCCAGTTCACGGGGCAGCGGTTCTACCGCATCGAGAACGGCCGGCTCGCCGGGCAGCTGCGCGACGTCGCCTACCAGGCCACGACCACCGACTTCTGGGGTTCGATGGCGGCGGTCGGCGGCCCGCAGACGTACGTACTGGGCGGCGCGTTCAACTGCGGAAAGGCCCAGCCGGGGCAGGTCGCTGCGGTGTCGCACGGCTGCCCGTCCGCCCTCTTCAAGGGCGTGAACATTCTGAACACCACGCAGGAGGCCGGACGGTGA
- a CDS encoding metallopeptidase TldD-related protein, whose product MSPRTNKPHEIVERALELSTADGCVVIADEQSTANLRWAGNALTTNGVTRGRTLTVIATVDGKEGTASGVVSRSAVTTDDLEPLVRAAEAAARGAAPAEDAGPLVSGMPHSPDFTDAPAETSSAVFADFAPALGESFARARAGGRELYGFANHELVSSYLGTSTGLRLRHDQPNGTLEVNAKSPDRTRSAWAGRSTRDFKDVDPGALDAELAQRLDWARRRIELPAGRYETLLPPTAVADLLIYQLWSSAARDAAEGRTVFSRPGGGTRVGERLTELPLSLRSDPNEPGLESAPFVLAHASGDSASVFDNGLPLTATDWVREGELAHLTTTRHSAGLTGLPVAPAIDNLILDGGEDRSLDEMVAATGRGLLLTCLWYIREVDPATLLLTGLTRDGVYLVEDGEVVGEVNNFRFNESPVDLLGRAVEAGRTEKTLPREWSDWFTRAAMPALRVPDFNMSSVSQGV is encoded by the coding sequence ATGAGTCCTCGTACGAACAAGCCGCACGAGATCGTCGAGCGTGCCCTCGAACTGTCCACGGCCGACGGCTGCGTGGTCATCGCCGACGAGCAGTCCACCGCCAATCTGCGCTGGGCGGGCAACGCGCTCACGACGAACGGAGTCACGCGCGGGCGCACCCTCACGGTCATCGCCACCGTCGACGGCAAGGAGGGCACGGCCTCCGGGGTCGTCTCCCGCTCGGCCGTGACCACGGACGACCTCGAACCGCTGGTGCGGGCCGCCGAGGCCGCCGCCCGGGGCGCGGCGCCCGCCGAGGACGCCGGGCCGCTGGTCTCCGGAATGCCGCACTCCCCCGACTTCACGGACGCGCCCGCCGAGACCTCGTCGGCCGTCTTCGCGGACTTCGCCCCGGCCCTGGGCGAGTCGTTCGCCCGCGCCCGCGCGGGAGGGCGTGAGCTGTACGGCTTCGCCAACCACGAGCTCGTCTCCAGCTATCTCGGTACGTCGACGGGCCTGCGCCTGCGCCACGACCAGCCGAACGGGACGCTGGAGGTGAACGCGAAGTCCCCGGACCGGACGCGCTCGGCCTGGGCGGGGCGCTCGACGCGCGACTTCAAGGACGTCGACCCGGGCGCGCTCGACGCCGAGCTGGCGCAGCGCCTCGACTGGGCGCGCCGCCGCATCGAGCTGCCCGCGGGCCGTTACGAGACGCTGCTGCCGCCGACCGCGGTCGCCGACCTGCTGATCTACCAGCTGTGGTCGTCCGCGGCCCGGGACGCCGCCGAGGGCCGGACCGTCTTCAGCAGGCCGGGCGGCGGCACGCGCGTCGGCGAGCGGCTGACCGAGCTCCCGCTGTCACTGCGCAGCGACCCGAACGAGCCGGGCCTGGAGTCGGCGCCGTTCGTCCTCGCGCACGCCTCGGGCGACAGCGCCTCCGTGTTCGACAACGGGCTGCCGCTGACGGCGACAGACTGGGTGCGCGAGGGCGAGCTGGCCCATCTGACGACGACCCGGCACAGCGCGGGCCTCACCGGTCTCCCGGTGGCGCCGGCGATCGACAACCTGATCCTGGACGGGGGCGAGGACCGTTCCCTGGACGAGATGGTCGCGGCCACCGGGCGCGGGCTGCTCCTGACCTGCCTCTGGTACATCCGTGAGGTCGATCCGGCGACGCTGCTGCTGACCGGTCTGACCCGGGACGGGGTGTACCTCGTGGAGGACGGCGAGGTGGTGGGCGAGGTGAACAACTTCCGGTTCAACGAGTCGCCCGTCGACCTGCTGGGGCGCGCGGTGGAGGCCGGACGGACGGAAAAGACGCTGCCCAGGGAGTGGAGCGACTGGTTCACTAGGGCTGCGATGCCGGCCCTTCGGGTGCCGGACTTCAACATGAGCTCGGTCAGCCAGGGCGTATGA
- the fabG gene encoding 3-oxoacyl-[acyl-carrier-protein] reductase yields the protein MSRSVLVTGGNRGIGLAIARAFADAGDKVAITYRSGDAAELEKAGFLAVKCDITDSEQVEQAYKEIEEKHGPVEVLVANAGVTKDQLLMRMSEDDFTSVLDTNLTGTFRVVKRANRGMLRAKKGRVVLISSVVGLLGSAGQANYAASKAGLVGFARSLARELGSRNLTFNVVAPGFVDTDMTKALTDEQREGIVKQVPLGRYAQPEEIAATVRFLASDDASYITGAVIPVDGGLGMGH from the coding sequence TTGAGCCGCTCGGTTCTCGTCACCGGAGGAAACCGGGGCATCGGCCTCGCCATCGCCCGTGCGTTCGCCGACGCCGGCGACAAGGTCGCGATCACGTACCGCTCGGGCGACGCCGCCGAGCTGGAGAAGGCCGGCTTCCTCGCCGTCAAGTGCGACATCACCGACAGCGAGCAGGTGGAGCAGGCCTACAAGGAGATCGAGGAGAAGCACGGTCCCGTCGAGGTCCTCGTGGCCAACGCCGGCGTCACCAAGGACCAGCTCCTCATGCGCATGTCCGAGGACGACTTCACGTCGGTCCTCGACACCAACCTCACCGGCACCTTCCGGGTCGTGAAGCGTGCCAACCGCGGCATGCTGCGCGCCAAGAAGGGCCGCGTCGTACTCATCTCCTCCGTGGTCGGCCTGCTCGGCTCCGCGGGACAGGCGAACTACGCCGCGTCGAAGGCGGGTCTGGTCGGTTTCGCGCGCTCCCTGGCCCGTGAGCTCGGGTCGCGCAACCTCACTTTCAACGTCGTCGCGCCCGGTTTCGTCGACACCGACATGACCAAGGCGCTCACCGACGAGCAGCGCGAGGGCATCGTGAAGCAGGTGCCCCTCGGCCGCTACGCGCAGCCCGAGGAGATCGCCGCGACGGTGCGGTTCCTCGCCTCGGACGACGCCTCGTACATCACTGGAGCCGTCATTCCCGTCGACGGCGGATTGGGCATGGGTCACTGA
- the moaA gene encoding GTP 3',8-cyclase MoaA → MLIDTYGRVATDLRVSLTDRCNLRCTYCMPEEGLQWLAKPDLLTDDEIVRLIRIAVTQLGITEVRFTGGEPLLRPGLVGIVERVAQLEPRPQMSLTTNGIGLKRTAAALKQAGLDRVNVSLDTLRPDVFKTLTRRDRHKDVIAGLEAASEAGLTPVKVNSVLMPGLNDDEAPELLAWAVEHDYELRFIEQMPLDAQHGWKRDGMITAGDILASLRTRFDLAPEGSGERGSAPAERWLVDGGPQRVGVIASVTRPFCSACDRTRLTADGQVRTCLFASEETDLRAALRSDSGDDEIARIWKLAMWGKKAGSGLDDPTFLQPERPMSAIGG, encoded by the coding sequence GTGCTGATCGACACTTATGGCCGAGTGGCCACCGACCTCCGCGTCTCGCTGACCGACCGGTGCAATCTCCGGTGTACGTACTGCATGCCCGAAGAGGGCCTCCAGTGGCTGGCCAAGCCCGATCTGCTCACGGACGACGAGATCGTCCGGCTCATCCGGATCGCCGTCACCCAGCTCGGCATCACGGAGGTCAGGTTCACCGGCGGCGAGCCCCTGCTGCGCCCCGGCCTCGTCGGCATCGTGGAGCGCGTGGCCCAGTTGGAGCCGCGCCCCCAGATGTCCCTGACGACGAACGGGATCGGGCTCAAGCGCACCGCCGCCGCCCTCAAGCAGGCCGGCCTCGACCGGGTCAACGTCTCGCTGGACACCCTGCGCCCCGACGTCTTCAAGACCCTCACGCGGCGCGACCGCCACAAGGACGTCATCGCCGGCCTCGAAGCCGCGAGCGAAGCCGGCCTCACCCCCGTCAAGGTCAACTCCGTGCTGATGCCGGGGCTGAACGACGACGAGGCACCCGAACTCCTGGCCTGGGCCGTCGAGCACGACTACGAGCTGCGCTTCATCGAGCAGATGCCGCTGGACGCCCAGCACGGCTGGAAGCGCGACGGCATGATCACCGCCGGTGACATCCTCGCGTCCCTGCGTACGCGCTTCGACCTCGCGCCCGAAGGCTCCGGCGAGCGGGGTTCCGCCCCCGCCGAGCGCTGGCTGGTGGACGGCGGACCGCAGCGCGTCGGCGTCATCGCCTCCGTCACCCGCCCGTTCTGCTCGGCCTGCGACCGCACCCGGCTCACCGCCGACGGACAGGTGCGCACCTGCCTGTTCGCCAGCGAGGAGACGGACCTGCGCGCGGCCCTGCGCTCGGACAGCGGGGACGACGAGATCGCCCGTATCTGGAAGCTCGCCATGTGGGGCAAGAAGGCCGGCTCCGGCCTGGACGACCCGACGTTCCTCCAGCCCGAGCGCCCGATGTCCGCGATCGGCGGCTGA
- a CDS encoding SixA phosphatase family protein encodes MSVAEPRRIVLFRHAKADWPQVSDHERPLAERGRKDAPVAGRKLADSGIDLDLALCSTSARTRETWKLAVHELPHRPRTVYEERVYEASPGELIAVLNETPDDVRSAVLIGHNPGIQGLADVLSGQAEGDAGERMARRGFPTSAFAVLSFTGPWKSLEPGTATLVDYWAPSE; translated from the coding sequence ATGAGCGTCGCAGAACCCCGCAGGATTGTCCTTTTCCGGCATGCGAAGGCGGACTGGCCCCAGGTCTCCGACCACGAGAGGCCGCTCGCCGAGAGGGGCCGAAAGGACGCGCCCGTCGCCGGCCGCAAGCTCGCCGACTCCGGTATCGACCTCGACCTGGCCCTCTGCTCGACCTCCGCGAGGACCCGCGAGACATGGAAGCTCGCCGTCCACGAGCTGCCCCACCGGCCCAGGACGGTGTACGAGGAGCGGGTCTACGAGGCCTCGCCCGGTGAGCTCATCGCCGTACTGAACGAGACCCCGGACGACGTGCGGAGCGCGGTGCTGATCGGCCACAACCCCGGGATCCAGGGGCTCGCCGACGTCCTCTCCGGGCAGGCCGAGGGCGACGCGGGGGAGCGGATGGCCCGGCGCGGCTTCCCGACCTCCGCCTTCGCGGTCCTGTCCTTCACCGGCCCCTGGAAGTCACTCGAGCCGGGCACCGCCACCCTCGTCGACTACTGGGCACCGTCCGAGTGA
- the fabI gene encoding enoyl-ACP reductase FabI, with the protein MSGILEGKRVLITGVLMESSIAFHAAKLAQEQGAEIILTAFPRPTLTERIAKKLPKPTKVIELDVTNDEHLGRLAEIVGEELGGLDGVVHSIGFAPQDALGGNFLNTPFESVATAMHVSAFSLKSLTMACLPLMQNGGSVVGLTFDAQYAWPQYDWMGPAKAALEATNRYLARDLGKQNVRSNLISAGPIGSMAAKSIPGFGELAAVWDDRAPLEWDLKDPEPAGKGIVALLSDWFPKTTGEIIHVDGGLHAIGA; encoded by the coding sequence ATGAGCGGAATTCTCGAGGGCAAGCGCGTCCTGATCACCGGTGTGCTGATGGAGTCCTCCATCGCCTTCCACGCCGCGAAGCTGGCCCAGGAGCAGGGTGCGGAGATCATCCTCACCGCGTTCCCGCGGCCCACGCTGACCGAGCGCATTGCCAAGAAGCTCCCCAAGCCCACCAAGGTCATCGAGCTCGACGTCACCAACGACGAGCACCTCGGCCGCCTCGCCGAGATCGTCGGCGAGGAGCTCGGCGGCCTCGACGGCGTCGTGCACTCCATCGGCTTCGCGCCGCAGGACGCCCTCGGCGGCAACTTCCTCAACACCCCGTTCGAGTCGGTCGCCACGGCCATGCACGTCTCCGCCTTCTCCCTGAAGTCGCTGACCATGGCCTGCCTGCCGCTGATGCAGAACGGCGGCTCGGTCGTCGGCCTCACCTTCGACGCCCAGTACGCCTGGCCGCAGTACGACTGGATGGGCCCGGCCAAGGCCGCCCTCGAGGCCACCAACCGGTACCTCGCGCGTGACCTCGGCAAGCAGAACGTCCGCTCGAACCTCATCTCGGCCGGCCCGATCGGCTCCATGGCCGCCAAGTCCATCCCGGGCTTCGGCGAGCTGGCCGCCGTCTGGGACGACCGCGCTCCGCTGGAGTGGGACCTCAAGGACCCGGAGCCGGCGGGCAAGGGCATCGTCGCCCTGCTGAGCGACTGGTTCCCGAAGACCACCGGCGAGATCATCCACGTCGACGGCGGTCTGCACGCGATCGGCGCCTGA